From the genome of Scytonema hofmannii PCC 7110, one region includes:
- a CDS encoding chlororespiratory reduction protein 7 produces MPDPLMYSQDYFVVLETNQPEQFLTALELLEKLQGILQNIEPEELMPDLRAFNLPEEQAKYLIDTSCELDIGPGQYLQWYAVRLEK; encoded by the coding sequence ATGCCAGACCCATTAATGTATAGTCAAGATTATTTTGTGGTTTTAGAAACTAATCAACCAGAGCAGTTTTTGACAGCGTTAGAATTACTTGAAAAGCTACAAGGTATTTTACAAAACATTGAACCTGAAGAGCTAATGCCCGATTTGCGAGCGTTCAATTTACCCGAAGAACAAGCAAAATATTTGATAGATACAAGCTGTGAATTAGATATTGGACCTGGTCAATATTTACAATGGTATGCAGTTCGATTAGAAAAATAA
- a CDS encoding response regulator, which produces MSGISQFSISNDPPLILVADDDKTIRMLLREVMEKEGYRVVDVSNGKQCLETFTTVKPDLILLDAVMPVMDGFTCCKQLTQLSRTLFASSLVHSMPGFSFGNSTISRLCDRIPILMITGLEDSESVDRAFEAGASDYVTKPINWAVLRQRVKRLLQQAQLYKQLEAVTQALQELANVDGLTGVANRRRFDQYLNAQWLNSVEEQLPLSLILCDIDYFKLYNDRYGHITGDSCLRKVATVLSRTSEKNQDLVARYGGEEFAVIMPNTHVTRAVHVAAAMQAGVRELEIEHTESTVSHFITLSIGVAMTVPKFESSPTTLIMAADKALYQAKAEGRNRIILKQLNC; this is translated from the coding sequence ATGTCCGGCATAAGCCAATTTTCTATCTCCAACGACCCTCCTTTGATTCTTGTTGCTGACGATGATAAGACCATTCGGATGCTGTTGCGTGAAGTGATGGAAAAAGAAGGTTATCGTGTGGTGGATGTCTCTAATGGCAAACAGTGTCTGGAGACATTCACAACCGTCAAGCCAGACCTCATTTTGTTAGATGCTGTTATGCCAGTTATGGATGGCTTTACTTGTTGCAAGCAACTGACTCAGTTGTCCAGAACTCTTTTTGCTTCAAGTCTTGTTCACTCTATGCCCGGTTTCTCTTTTGGTAATAGTACGATTTCAAGACTGTGCGATCGCATTCCTATTTTAATGATTACAGGTTTAGAAGATTCTGAATCAGTAGACCGGGCTTTTGAGGCAGGAGCAAGCGATTATGTAACCAAACCAATTAATTGGGCAGTGTTACGCCAACGGGTTAAAAGACTGCTACAGCAAGCACAACTTTACAAACAGTTAGAGGCAGTGACCCAAGCTTTACAAGAACTCGCTAATGTTGATGGCTTAACTGGGGTTGCAAATCGCCGTCGTTTCGACCAATATTTAAACGCTCAGTGGTTGAACTCGGTAGAGGAACAATTGCCGTTATCTTTAATATTATGCGATATAGATTATTTTAAACTTTACAATGATAGGTACGGTCACATAACAGGAGACTCCTGTTTGCGAAAAGTTGCAACCGTCCTCAGTCGTACATCTGAGAAAAATCAGGATTTGGTAGCGCGTTACGGTGGTGAAGAATTTGCTGTGATTATGCCTAACACCCATGTAACTCGCGCAGTTCACGTTGCAGCTGCCATGCAAGCGGGCGTTAGGGAGCTTGAAATTGAGCATACTGAATCTACTGTCAGCCACTTCATTACCCTAAGTATAGGAGTGGCAATGACGGTTCCCAAGTTTGAATCTTCTCCAACCACTTTAATTATGGCGGCAGATAAGGCTCTTTACCAAGCGAAAGCAGAGGGGCGCAATCGGATTATTCTCAAGCAATTGAATTGTTGA
- a CDS encoding alkaline phosphatase D family protein has product MERFHFDRLLSSRVKRRSLLVGAGAITAGAIATQWNQSVLARPSFSAYPFSLGIASGDPLPDSVVLWTRLASDPLNGGGIPSVNMPVQWQVALDENMKEVVRKGTVLATPNFAHSVHVDVRGLQPDRWYWYQFKVSNEVSPIGRTRTAPAYNARVDKLRFAFANCQDWQNGYYTAYQHLAKEDLDLVVHLGDYIYEYGPQPGGLRQHNSPEIVTLADYRNRHALYKTDPNLQAAHAAFPWIVTWDDHEVENNYANLIPEENQDPEAFVTRRANAYQAYYEHMPLRRSSLPKSSNLQLYRRFTFGNIAEFNVLDTRQYRTDQPCDDGLKPRCSEAFASNATMTGTEQEEWLLRGLRESQSRWNVIAQQTMLAQFDFDPTPSQELFNLDQWDGYVAARNRLLEFFQKEHIRNPIVITGDIHSSWVHDLKADFNNPHSATVGTEFVGTSISSDFPDAFIPPVVAALPANPHTKFFDGKNRGYVRCSLTQDTWLADYRVVSTIREQNAAISTLATFVVQNRQPGAERV; this is encoded by the coding sequence ATGGAGCGTTTTCATTTCGATCGCTTGCTATCTAGTAGAGTCAAGCGACGGAGCTTGTTAGTTGGTGCTGGTGCAATAACCGCAGGCGCGATCGCAACTCAGTGGAATCAGAGTGTTTTAGCACGACCTAGTTTTTCTGCCTACCCCTTCAGTCTGGGTATAGCTTCCGGCGATCCCCTACCAGATAGTGTAGTGCTGTGGACTCGATTGGCAAGCGATCCGTTAAATGGAGGTGGAATACCATCTGTTAATATGCCAGTGCAATGGCAAGTTGCCCTAGATGAAAATATGAAAGAAGTCGTGCGAAAAGGCACGGTGCTGGCAACCCCCAACTTTGCACACTCAGTTCATGTGGATGTACGCGGGTTACAGCCTGACCGTTGGTACTGGTATCAATTCAAGGTAAGTAATGAAGTTAGCCCTATTGGTCGTACCCGTACAGCCCCAGCATATAATGCTCGTGTTGATAAGTTGCGCTTTGCCTTTGCTAACTGTCAGGATTGGCAAAACGGTTATTACACAGCTTACCAGCACCTAGCCAAAGAAGACTTGGATTTAGTCGTTCATTTAGGTGACTACATTTATGAGTACGGTCCTCAACCAGGGGGACTGCGTCAACATAACAGTCCAGAAATTGTCACTCTTGCCGACTACCGAAACCGCCACGCCCTTTACAAAACCGATCCCAACTTACAAGCGGCTCATGCTGCTTTTCCCTGGATAGTCACCTGGGATGACCACGAAGTAGAAAACAACTACGCTAATTTGATTCCGGAAGAAAATCAAGATCCAGAAGCATTTGTGACTCGCAGAGCTAATGCTTATCAAGCTTACTACGAGCATATGCCCCTGCGTCGGTCATCACTGCCAAAAAGTTCAAATTTACAGCTTTATCGGCGCTTCACCTTTGGAAACATTGCCGAGTTTAACGTACTAGATACCCGTCAGTACCGTACAGATCAGCCCTGCGATGACGGATTAAAACCCCGTTGTTCTGAGGCTTTCGCTTCAAATGCGACTATGACAGGTACAGAACAAGAAGAGTGGCTTTTACGCGGTTTGCGTGAGTCCCAATCTCGCTGGAACGTCATTGCTCAACAAACCATGTTGGCACAGTTTGACTTCGACCCGACTCCAAGTCAAGAATTGTTTAACTTGGATCAGTGGGATGGTTACGTAGCTGCACGTAATAGGCTATTAGAATTTTTCCAAAAAGAACATATCCGTAACCCAATTGTCATAACTGGTGATATCCATTCCAGTTGGGTACACGATCTAAAAGCTGATTTCAACAACCCACACTCAGCTACTGTTGGGACTGAGTTTGTAGGTACTTCAATCTCCTCTGACTTCCCCGATGCCTTTATTCCCCCAGTTGTAGCAGCATTACCTGCCAATCCCCACACTAAATTCTTCGACGGCAAAAATCGAGGTTACGTTCGTTGTTCTCTCACACAAGATACTTGGCTGGCGGACTACCGAGTCGTTTCCACAATTCGGGAACAAAACGCAGCCATTAGCACTTTAGCGACCTTTGTTGTTCAAAACAGGCAACCAGGGGCTGAACGTGTTTAA
- a CDS encoding DUF3493 domain-containing protein, translating into MVDPNSKNRMKSEQYARLKAEAAAPYRGLRMFIYIACGASGFIGLFIFLTQLLAGRDVESALPNLALQIGIVALMVFLWRWEQRRQK; encoded by the coding sequence ATGGTAGACCCCAACAGCAAAAATCGCATGAAATCCGAGCAATACGCCCGCTTAAAAGCAGAGGCTGCAGCTCCCTATCGAGGTTTGCGGATGTTTATTTACATCGCTTGTGGTGCCTCTGGTTTTATTGGCTTGTTTATCTTCCTAACACAGTTATTAGCTGGACGGGATGTTGAAAGCGCTTTACCTAATTTAGCGCTTCAAATAGGAATAGTTGCCTTGATGGTTTTTCTTTGGCGCTGGGAGCAACGCCGCCAAAAGTAG